One window of Pseudomonas sp. ML2-2023-3 genomic DNA carries:
- a CDS encoding urease subunit gamma, which translates to MQLTPREVEKLMVYTLSDVAFRRKARGLKLNYPEAVSIITVTALEGARDGKSVEDVMTEASKVLTKDDVMEGVSDLIPNVQVEAIFTDGSRLVTVHDPIK; encoded by the coding sequence ATGCAGCTCACCCCCAGAGAAGTCGAAAAGCTGATGGTTTACACCCTCTCGGACGTCGCATTCCGGCGCAAGGCTCGCGGCTTGAAATTGAACTATCCAGAGGCTGTTTCAATTATCACCGTGACCGCACTGGAAGGCGCGCGAGACGGCAAGTCAGTTGAAGATGTGATGACCGAGGCCAGCAAAGTGCTGACCAAAGATGACGTGATGGAAGGTGTCAGCGACCTGATTCCCAACGTTCAGGTCGAAGCGATTTTCACCGACGGCAGCCGTCTGGTCACGGTCCATGACCCGATCAAGTAA
- a CDS encoding LysR family transcriptional regulator, translated as MQIPDLNLLVALNVLLEEGSVVGAARRMNLSAPAMSRTLTRIREVLNDPILVRSGRGLVPTPRALELREQVRGVVELAHGIFTQSQNSDLRELERTFSIRANDVFFGVYGAALRQQIALEMPKATLRVVPEGFTDDEALNEGRIDLTICATNRFSSDIKVQKLFTCPFVGLAREGHPIFDQPITPRRFAGYDHISVSRRGHARGPIDVVLAEQGLERRVSFTTPTFYSAIFALAGADLILPLMPQVLLKTLEPLGLKLRPFELPIQLQPVEIVQAWHPRLDNDHAHRWLRRTLKTFCDNAVV; from the coding sequence ATGCAAATACCTGACTTGAATCTGCTGGTTGCCTTGAATGTCCTGCTCGAAGAGGGCTCGGTGGTGGGCGCTGCCCGGCGCATGAACCTGAGCGCTCCGGCCATGAGCCGCACCTTGACCCGAATCCGTGAAGTCTTGAATGACCCTATTTTGGTGCGTTCCGGCCGTGGGCTTGTGCCCACACCCAGGGCGTTGGAATTGCGTGAACAGGTACGCGGTGTGGTTGAGTTGGCCCACGGGATCTTCACTCAAAGTCAGAACAGTGATTTGCGTGAGCTGGAGCGCACGTTCAGCATTCGCGCCAACGACGTATTTTTTGGCGTGTATGGTGCCGCTTTACGCCAGCAAATAGCCCTGGAAATGCCCAAGGCCACCTTGCGGGTCGTGCCGGAAGGTTTTACCGATGATGAAGCGCTTAATGAAGGGCGTATTGACCTCACCATCTGCGCCACTAACCGCTTCAGCTCGGATATCAAGGTTCAAAAGCTGTTCACTTGCCCGTTTGTAGGGCTGGCACGGGAAGGTCATCCCATCTTCGACCAGCCCATTACACCCCGACGCTTTGCCGGGTATGACCATATCAGTGTGTCCCGCCGGGGCCATGCCCGGGGGCCGATTGATGTGGTGCTGGCTGAACAGGGGCTGGAGCGTCGGGTGTCATTCACTACGCCGACCTTCTACTCGGCGATCTTTGCGCTGGCTGGCGCCGACCTGATTCTGCCGTTGATGCCCCAGGTGCTGCTTAAAACCCTTGAACCACTGGGCCTTAAATTGCGTCCGTTCGAGTTGCCGATCCAGTTGCAGCCGGTTGAAATCGTTCAGGCCTGGCACCCGCGCCTGGACAACGACCATGCCCACCGCTGGCTGCGTCGAACCCTCAAGACTTTCTGCGATAACGCAGTGGTGTGA
- a CDS encoding FUSC family protein: protein MQLGKKISNLEKLACKYNHWIHATRISLAFLITFVVIRYFKLDGASYALITMLIVMGPQPYWGNVSSRAVQRTGGTIIGALSGLVGLYLETYSFSLMLLWSGVLMFIAGYLTLGKHPYMALLIGATLAVVSCAPPNDMESALTRSGYVLAGSILAMLYTSIYPLRAYTDLRIKLSASLGKINELYSAYFSPRIAERPDLEDELKDELDTIIKLRSYIAPASKETKLKPHVFEAVQTLHRNMLATMSLMIDAYWSSRESHLLIESEPALSDLHHLIPQALESLQNKLTLGISNNQISGELRQKTHDLHELVLKSLDGKISETPFYAYVWLSLEMLRQLTELNDQLHSALYPNPHKHLFKNDKLADQK, encoded by the coding sequence ATGCAGCTGGGCAAAAAGATTTCAAATCTGGAAAAACTGGCCTGCAAATACAACCACTGGATCCATGCCACCCGTATCAGTCTGGCGTTCCTGATTACCTTCGTTGTCATTCGTTACTTCAAGCTCGACGGCGCCTCCTATGCCCTGATCACCATGCTCATCGTGATGGGGCCGCAGCCTTATTGGGGTAATGTCTCGTCACGAGCCGTGCAACGTACCGGTGGCACCATCATTGGTGCGCTGTCGGGGCTCGTGGGTTTGTACCTGGAAACCTACTCGTTTTCCCTCATGCTGTTGTGGTCCGGCGTCCTGATGTTCATCGCAGGCTACCTGACGCTGGGCAAGCATCCTTATATGGCCCTGCTGATCGGCGCAACGCTGGCAGTGGTCAGTTGCGCGCCGCCCAATGACATGGAGTCCGCACTCACCCGCAGTGGTTACGTACTGGCAGGTTCGATACTGGCCATGCTCTACACCAGCATTTACCCGTTAAGGGCCTACACCGATCTGCGGATCAAACTCAGTGCAAGTCTGGGCAAGATCAACGAACTGTATTCGGCGTACTTTTCCCCCCGGATCGCCGAGCGGCCCGATCTGGAGGATGAGCTGAAGGATGAGCTGGACACGATCATCAAGTTGCGCAGCTATATCGCTCCCGCCAGCAAAGAGACCAAACTCAAGCCACACGTGTTCGAGGCAGTGCAAACCCTGCACCGCAACATGCTGGCGACCATGAGCCTGATGATCGATGCATACTGGTCTTCACGCGAAAGCCATCTGCTGATTGAGAGCGAACCAGCATTGAGCGACCTCCACCACCTGATCCCGCAAGCGCTCGAATCACTCCAGAACAAGCTGACCCTGGGCATTTCAAACAACCAGATCAGTGGCGAACTGCGGCAAAAAACCCACGACCTGCATGAACTTGTGCTCAAGAGTCTTGATGGCAAGATCAGCGAAACACCCTTTTATGCCTATGTGTGGCTGAGCCTGGAAATGCTCAGGCAACTGACCGAACTCAATGATCAACTGCACAGCGCACTCTATCCGAACCCCCACAAGCACTTGTTTAAAAACGACAAGCTGGCGGATCAGAAATAA
- a CDS encoding IS3 family transposase (programmed frameshift): MPYYSSERRAALLKMLLPPLSLTMAEVSRREGVSEMSLSNWRKQFRSEGNVVSETKPSSQNWSAETKFAIVLEAAGLAEIDLGEYCRRKGLYPEQIATWRQSFISGQKSEKSQQKDDREQARKDKKRIQELERELRRKDKALAETAALLVLRKKPQRLLGDRQRGQLTSLPERQLLVAWLVEAVVAGARKVLACREVGLSLRTLQRWTETQVLQADARTTTVRPTPRNALSEIERQAIVTLCNSPAYAHLPPSQIVPRLADEARYLASEATFYRILRAAGQQQHRGRSQRPRRYAAPTTHAAQAPNQVWSWDITYLPSPIRGKYYYLYLIEDIYSRKAVGWEVYEEESGEKAAALLQRSVIGEQCLYEPLVLHSDNGAPMKSLTLLSKMYDLGITPSRGRPRVSNDNPYSESLFRTLKYCPQWPQAGFASLDAARVWVRDFMRWYNNEHRHSRIRFVTPSERHRGLDHQILARRHDLYERARKKSPERWSGQTRNWEPIGTVMLNPDREQQAEKRAA; encoded by the exons GTGCCGTATTATTCATCTGAACGTAGAGCCGCATTGCTCAAGATGCTGCTTCCCCCGCTGAGCCTGACGATGGCCGAGGTTTCCCGGCGCGAAGGGGTCAGCGAAATGTCTTTGTCCAACTGGCGCAAACAGTTCAGATCCGAAGGGAATGTAGTGTCCGAAACCAAGCCGTCATCCCAGAACTGGTCAGCCGAAACCAAGTTCGCCATTGTCCTTGAAGCCGCCGGTTTGGCCGAAATCGACCTGGGAGAATATTGCCGCCGCAAAGGACTTTATCCCGAACAGATCGCCACCTGGCGACAGTCATTTATCAGCGGCCAAAAGTCTGAAAAGTCCCAGCAAAAAGACGACCGCGAACAAGCGCGTAAAGACAAGAAACGCATCCAGGAACTTGAGCGTGAACTGCGCCGCAAAGACAAGGCGCTGGCCGAAACCGCCGCGCTGTTGGTGCTGCGAAAAAAGC CTCAACGATTACTGGGGGATCGACAGCGAGGACAACTGACCTCTTTGCCGGAACGGCAGTTGCTCGTAGCTTGGCTGGTCGAAGCAGTGGTGGCCGGGGCCCGAAAAGTCCTGGCATGCCGAGAGGTAGGGCTGTCGCTCAGAACCTTGCAACGGTGGACCGAAACGCAGGTGCTTCAAGCCGATGCCCGCACGACCACCGTGCGGCCTACGCCGCGTAATGCCTTGAGCGAGATCGAGCGGCAAGCCATCGTGACGCTGTGCAACAGCCCGGCATACGCCCATCTGCCTCCGAGCCAGATCGTTCCGCGTCTGGCTGACGAAGCACGTTATCTGGCGTCGGAGGCCACGTTTTATCGCATCTTGCGAGCGGCGGGCCAGCAACAGCATCGAGGCCGTAGCCAGCGTCCCCGGCGCTACGCAGCACCGACAACGCACGCTGCGCAAGCGCCCAACCAGGTGTGGTCGTGGGACATCACGTACTTGCCGTCGCCGATACGGGGCAAGTATTACTACCTGTATTTGATCGAGGATATTTACAGCCGCAAGGCCGTGGGCTGGGAAGTTTACGAAGAAGAAAGCGGCGAAAAAGCCGCTGCGCTGCTGCAGCGCAGCGTGATCGGCGAGCAGTGTTTATACGAGCCGCTGGTGCTGCACTCGGACAATGGAGCACCGATGAAATCGCTGACGCTGTTGAGCAAGATGTACGACCTGGGCATTACGCCGTCCCGTGGTCGGCCGCGAGTGAGCAATGACAATCCGTACTCGGAGTCACTGTTTAGAACGCTGAAATATTGCCCGCAATGGCCGCAGGCAGGCTTCGCCAGCCTGGATGCCGCACGGGTCTGGGTGAGGGATTTTATGCGCTGGTATAACAACGAGCATCGGCATAGCCGGATCCGCTTCGTCACGCCGTCAGAGCGCCATCGTGGGTTGGATCATCAGATCCTGGCTCGGCGGCATGACCTGTACGAACGAGCTCGGAAGAAAAGCCCGGAACGCTGGTCAGGTCAGACGCGTAACTGGGAGCCAATAGGGACGGTGATGCTGAACCCGGATCGGGAGCAGCAGGCCGAGAAAAGAGCGGCATAG